The Pantoea cypripedii genomic interval CCAGCAACGCCGCCAGTGAGACCAGCGCACTCAGCATCAGGTACCAGGCAGGAGCCATGGCGTTGCCCGTGACATTCAACAACCAGGTGACGTTGAACTGCGCGAAGCCGCCAAACAGGGTAACGCCAATGGCGTAGATCAGCGCCATGCCCGACGCGCGTACCGAACGGGGAAATGCCTCCAGGATCAGCAGGAAGAAGGCCACCGCTGTGATATTCGCCAGTACCTGATCGAGGATGATCAGCGTCATGGTGAGGGCAAAAGGCGCACCGTTGTGCAGCGTGGCAAATATCGGCCAGATCAGCAGCAGAGAACCGACACCACAGGCCAGCAACAACGGCTTACGATGCGGCAGGCGATCCGCCAGTTTGCCCGCAAAGAACGGCACCACCAGGGTTAAAGCACCTGCAACCAGGCTAATCCAGTAAGAAGTCGATGCGGGCATGTGCAGGGTATGCACCATATACGCGGGCATGTAATAAACGATGATGTAAAAGGTCGTGGTGCTTTTCATCACCAGCAGAATGCCAAGCAACATTTGGCGACGATAGTCACGCCACAGGCGGCTGGCAGGCTTAGACGTTGGTGCTGCGGTTGCGGTTACATGGGTTTCATGCAAATGACGACGGATATAAATGCCTACCGGCATCACCGCGAGACCGACGATAAAGGGAATACGCCAGCCCCAGCTGTACAAGGCATCCTGGCTTAAGCTGTGGGTCAATAATGCCCCCATCGCCGCCCCAAGTAGTGCCGCCCCGCCCTGGCTGGCCATTTGCCAGCTGACGCGTGAGCCGCGCTGCGCTTGATCTCCCGCCTCCATCAGCCAACTGGTTGCCGCTCCGACTTCCCCACCGGCCGAGAAACCCTGCAACAAGCGTCCGGTCACCAGCAGCGCGGGAGCCAGCATTCCCACCTGCGCATAAGTGGGTGCAAAGGCCACCAGCGCCACGCCGAGTGCCATCAACGCCATAATCAAGGTCAATGCT includes:
- a CDS encoding MFS transporter, encoding MKKVKCAPAEAELAVSLPFSAAAPVSRRSQAKSLFAVTLGNGLEIYDFAVYSFFSVIIGHLFFPTDSDSASLLLAVATFGVGFFMRPLGSLVLGHYADKHGRKAALTLIMALMALGVALVAFAPTYAQVGMLAPALLVTGRLLQGFSAGGEVGAATSWLMEAGDQAQRGSRVSWQMASQGGAALLGAAMGALLTHSLSQDALYSWGWRIPFIVGLAVMPVGIYIRRHLHETHVTATAAPTSKPASRLWRDYRRQMLLGILLVMKSTTTFYIIVYYMPAYMVHTLHMPASTSYWISLVAGALTLVVPFFAGKLADRLPHRKPLLLACGVGSLLLIWPIFATLHNGAPFALTMTLIILDQVLANITAVAFFLLILEAFPRSVRASGMALIYAIGVTLFGGFAQFNVTWLLNVTGNAMAPAWYLMLSALVSLAALLAWREKPVLSDE